One part of the Paenibacillus silvisoli genome encodes these proteins:
- the helD gene encoding RNA polymerase recycling motor HelD has product MINEQDWKQERDRLEHVEEKLRERIAELEPEVTGLQEQAGDIRKRFWEEVTVNTSTDEDFEETFYSIKQQEALLSERERSYRLRLQQWRSLNRLQQSPYFGRIDFKEDGFDLTEPIYIGISSFLEKDGMSFLIYDWRTPIASMYYDYSPGPAQFAAQGGPVKGTMELKRQYQVRDGQLQHVFDTSVTIGDELLQQALSKGADSEMRSIVATIQREQNAIIRENKSRMLIVQGAAGSGKTSAALQRVAYLLYKHRERLKADQIVLFSPNPMFNSYVSTVLPELGEENMQQTTFQEYLDYWVGAAMSLEDPFDQIEYVLTGHAIEGYDARLSGIQYKASASYLQALQHYALWLNGEGMRFSGIRFQDRELITAAQMKKQFYSYDPSIRLSNRVELLQKWLLQKLSLLERGEQDAPWVQEELDYLDKEHYAEAFNQLHSERGVFDFAEQYEEIREKVLGERRRDESDFDYAEQEEQLLSRLVVKERFKPLRRNVMRMAFIDMAGLYTQLFSDQDGYMKMTDATEVPEHWPEICEQTKDKLKRHELFYEDATPFLYLKELVEGVRSSSEVRHVFVDEGQDYSMFQYEFLKKLFPRARMTVLGDFGQAIFTQATELAGTDSPLVGLYGESETSLIRLVRSYRSTREIVSFTSAMLPGGKEIVPFDRSGDKPLLTLADGNEERAGRIAADLADLQAEGFASIAVITKTAAESIEAYERLTAAGCEGLKLVTKETPVFEKGTLVIPAYLAKGVEFDAALIYDASSRTYSRESERKLFYTACTRAMHKLLLYAVGDWSPYLDEVDASLYEARSHLAGKG; this is encoded by the coding sequence ATGATCAATGAGCAGGATTGGAAGCAGGAACGGGATCGGCTTGAACATGTAGAGGAGAAGCTGCGTGAGCGAATCGCCGAGCTGGAGCCGGAAGTGACCGGGCTGCAGGAGCAGGCAGGGGACATCCGCAAGCGGTTTTGGGAAGAAGTAACGGTCAATACGAGCACCGATGAGGACTTTGAGGAGACCTTTTATAGCATTAAACAGCAGGAGGCGCTGCTGTCCGAACGGGAGCGCAGCTACCGGCTCCGTTTGCAGCAGTGGCGGAGCCTGAACCGGCTGCAGCAGTCGCCGTACTTCGGTCGAATCGACTTTAAGGAGGATGGCTTCGATCTTACCGAGCCAATTTACATCGGCATTTCATCCTTTCTCGAAAAGGACGGCATGAGCTTTCTCATATACGATTGGCGTACGCCGATCGCGAGCATGTATTACGATTACTCACCAGGCCCTGCCCAATTTGCCGCACAGGGCGGACCTGTCAAAGGTACGATGGAGCTGAAGCGCCAGTACCAGGTTCGCGACGGACAGCTCCAGCATGTGTTCGACACGAGCGTGACGATCGGCGACGAGCTGCTGCAGCAAGCGCTGAGCAAAGGCGCGGATTCTGAGATGCGAAGCATCGTGGCGACGATCCAACGAGAGCAGAACGCCATCATCCGCGAGAATAAAAGCCGGATGCTCATCGTGCAAGGGGCGGCGGGAAGCGGGAAAACGTCTGCGGCGCTGCAGCGGGTCGCTTATTTACTGTACAAACACCGGGAGCGGCTGAAAGCGGACCAGATCGTATTATTTTCGCCGAATCCGATGTTTAACAGCTATGTGTCCACCGTCCTGCCCGAGCTTGGCGAGGAGAACATGCAGCAGACGACGTTCCAGGAATATTTGGACTATTGGGTAGGAGCGGCGATGTCGCTGGAGGATCCGTTCGATCAGATCGAATATGTACTCACGGGGCACGCGATTGAGGGCTACGACGCTAGGCTGAGCGGGATTCAATATAAAGCGTCGGCCTCCTATCTCCAGGCTCTCCAGCATTACGCGCTCTGGTTGAACGGGGAAGGGATGCGGTTTAGCGGCATTCGGTTTCAGGACCGTGAATTGATTACGGCCGCGCAAATGAAAAAACAGTTTTACAGCTATGACCCTTCGATCCGTTTGTCCAATCGCGTGGAGCTGCTGCAAAAATGGCTGCTGCAGAAGCTGAGCCTGCTGGAAAGGGGAGAACAGGATGCCCCTTGGGTACAGGAAGAGCTCGATTATCTCGATAAGGAGCATTATGCGGAAGCGTTCAATCAGCTGCATTCGGAGCGTGGTGTTTTCGATTTCGCCGAGCAGTATGAAGAAATTCGCGAGAAGGTGCTGGGTGAGCGCCGCCGGGACGAGAGCGACTTCGATTATGCCGAGCAAGAGGAGCAACTGCTGAGCCGCCTGGTCGTAAAGGAACGGTTTAAACCGCTCCGGCGAAACGTCATGCGGATGGCATTTATCGATATGGCCGGGTTATATACGCAGCTATTCAGCGATCAGGACGGTTACATGAAAATGACGGATGCGACAGAAGTGCCCGAGCATTGGCCGGAAATTTGCGAACAAACCAAAGATAAGCTAAAGCGGCATGAATTGTTTTACGAGGACGCGACGCCGTTTCTGTACCTCAAGGAACTCGTTGAAGGCGTGCGGTCGAGCAGCGAAGTCCGTCATGTATTCGTCGATGAGGGTCAGGACTACTCCATGTTCCAATATGAATTTCTCAAAAAGCTCTTTCCTCGTGCCCGGATGACGGTGCTCGGCGATTTCGGCCAAGCGATCTTCACGCAGGCAACGGAGCTGGCGGGTACGGATTCGCCGCTTGTCGGGCTGTATGGCGAATCGGAAACGAGCCTCATTCGTCTGGTGCGCAGCTACCGGTCAACCCGCGAGATCGTCTCGTTTACTAGCGCAATGCTGCCGGGCGGCAAGGAGATCGTACCTTTCGATCGCAGCGGGGATAAGCCGCTTCTTACGCTGGCGGACGGCAACGAGGAGCGGGCGGGGCGTATTGCAGCGGATCTTGCTGACCTTCAAGCAGAAGGCTTTGCTTCTATTGCGGTCATCACGAAGACTGCGGCTGAAAGTATTGAAGCCTATGAACGCTTGACTGCCGCGGGCTGCGAGGGGCTGAAGCTTGTGACGAAGGAGACGCCGGTCTTCGAAAAGGGCACGCTCGTCATCCCCGCCTATCTCGCGAAAGGCGTTGAATTCGACGCCGCTCTGATTTATGACGCGTCTTCGCGGACGTATAGCCGGGAAAGCGAGCGGAAGCTCTTCTACACGGCGTGCACGCGCGCGATGCATAAGCTACTGCTGTATGCGGTTGGGGATTGGTCGCCGTATTTGGATGAAGTGGATGCGAGCTTGTATGAAGCGAGAAGTCACCTTGCCGGAAAAGGCTAA
- a CDS encoding serine hydrolase domain-containing protein — translation MHIPMATNGPELLTDELLEQLAAWKINDLVVLQHGKLRWEWHESGSDRLAAVYSATKSILSALVGIAIEDGYIAGIEEPIARYFPELNTDERKSRIRIKHLLTMTAGLEWPDFDKPYWKMRRTDDWIAFILAQPMAQDPGEAFAYNSGNSHLLSAILTMTTGATTYSYADEKLFRPLRFRKPRWNSHSGIYEGGAGLHLTSNDMAKFGQLYLQGGLWESEQLIPRSWVEASTSVHHKGLAHYEPPIFGEYGYHWWISLQSHNGVVDCCFAKGYGGQYIFIVPSLDLVAAIRKEPEGKSEAIYAKELLFRHIVPACRS, via the coding sequence ATGCATATACCGATGGCAACGAACGGGCCGGAGCTGCTGACAGATGAGCTGCTGGAACAGCTGGCGGCTTGGAAAATCAACGATTTGGTCGTCCTGCAGCACGGCAAGCTGAGGTGGGAATGGCACGAGAGCGGAAGCGACAGGCTGGCCGCGGTGTACTCCGCCACGAAGAGTATTCTATCCGCTCTAGTCGGCATTGCCATTGAAGATGGATATATCGCCGGCATCGAGGAGCCGATCGCGCGCTATTTTCCCGAGCTGAACACGGACGAGCGCAAGAGCCGTATTCGAATCAAGCATCTGCTGACGATGACCGCCGGGCTGGAATGGCCCGATTTCGACAAGCCCTATTGGAAAATGAGACGGACCGACGATTGGATTGCGTTCATCCTTGCTCAGCCAATGGCTCAAGACCCGGGCGAAGCGTTCGCCTACAATTCGGGCAACTCCCACTTGCTTTCCGCGATTCTGACGATGACGACAGGCGCAACGACTTATTCGTACGCGGACGAAAAGCTCTTCCGGCCGCTCCGTTTCCGCAAACCGAGATGGAACAGCCATTCCGGCATCTACGAGGGCGGAGCGGGACTCCATCTGACCTCGAACGACATGGCCAAATTCGGTCAGCTGTATTTGCAGGGCGGCCTCTGGGAAAGCGAACAGCTCATCCCGCGATCCTGGGTCGAAGCGTCGACTTCTGTGCATCACAAAGGGCTCGCCCATTACGAGCCGCCGATATTCGGCGAATACGGCTATCATTGGTGGATTTCGCTGCAATCGCATAATGGCGTCGTCGACTGCTGTTTTGCCAAAGGCTACGGCGGCCAATATATTTTTATCGTGCCGTCGCTCGACTTGGTTGCGGCTATTCGCAAGGAACCCGAGGGCAAGAGCGAAGCGATATACGCCAAGGAGCTGCTCTTCCGCCATATCGTGCCAGCCTGCCGTTCATAA
- the uraD gene encoding 2-oxo-4-hydroxy-4-carboxy-5-ureidoimidazoline decarboxylase: MSIGLWQLNTFGKNMFLAQLGGVFEHSPWVAERAWERRPFHSINELHEAMMNAVNGAAEEQVTGLICAHPDLAARMQLSPYSSAEQQGAGLTQLSSEEYRQFTERNTAYKAKFGFPFIMAVRGKTKSELLAAMQERLHHTVQQERKQALLEIHRITLFRLMDLIEE, translated from the coding sequence ATGAGCATCGGATTGTGGCAGCTGAACACGTTCGGCAAAAATATGTTTCTGGCGCAGCTCGGCGGCGTGTTCGAGCATTCGCCATGGGTTGCGGAGCGGGCATGGGAGAGAAGACCGTTCCATTCCATCAATGAGCTGCACGAAGCGATGATGAATGCGGTGAACGGCGCTGCGGAGGAGCAGGTAACCGGGCTTATTTGCGCACATCCCGATTTGGCTGCGCGCATGCAGCTGTCGCCCTACTCGTCAGCCGAGCAGCAGGGAGCCGGCCTAACGCAGCTCTCCTCCGAGGAGTACCGGCAGTTCACTGAACGAAACACCGCTTATAAGGCGAAATTCGGATTCCCGTTCATCATGGCGGTTCGGGGCAAAACCAAATCGGAGCTGCTCGCGGCCATGCAGGAGCGGCTGCACCATACGGTTCAGCAGGAGCGAAAGCAGGCGCTGCTGGAAATTCACCGCATTACGCTGTTTAGGCTCATGGATCTGATCGAAGAGTAA
- the pucL gene encoding factor-independent urate hydroxylase → MMKLKDGRTLYYGKGDVLTYRTYAAPLTVAPIPESSFRGDVNIIFAHNVTFSVSGESLLGSFSEGDNSQVVATDSMKNFILRHAAGYGGSTTEGFLAYVAEAFLKRYPHISEIEVRAARLPFETLQVGDEAGSEVSGLVFRRSHNEHAQACLALKRTAEEGGLSFTGHLCGLEDVQLIKVSGSSFHGFIRDEYTTLPDIFDRPLFIFLNIHWRYEELEDALDGERGLYVAAEQIRDLAQSVFHQVQSPSIQYLVCQIGLRILTRFPQLAEVRFESNNRTWETVVEPDPATNAGVYTEPRPPFGFQGFSLTRADLHDGPDEQSDGKKVGER, encoded by the coding sequence ATGATGAAGCTTAAGGATGGCCGGACGCTTTATTACGGCAAAGGCGATGTGCTGACGTATCGCACGTACGCGGCTCCGCTGACCGTGGCGCCGATACCGGAATCATCGTTCCGGGGCGATGTCAATATCATTTTTGCCCATAATGTCACGTTCTCGGTCAGCGGCGAGTCGCTGCTCGGCTCTTTCAGCGAGGGTGACAATTCGCAGGTCGTAGCCACCGATTCGATGAAAAATTTTATTCTCCGTCATGCCGCGGGTTATGGGGGGAGTACGACGGAAGGATTTCTTGCTTATGTAGCTGAAGCGTTCCTCAAGCGGTATCCGCATATTAGCGAGATCGAAGTCCGTGCCGCCCGGCTGCCGTTCGAGACGCTGCAGGTTGGCGATGAGGCGGGGAGTGAAGTAAGCGGACTCGTCTTCCGCAGATCGCATAACGAGCATGCGCAAGCGTGCTTAGCGTTGAAAAGAACCGCCGAAGAAGGCGGTCTGTCATTCACCGGGCATCTTTGCGGGTTAGAGGATGTGCAGCTGATCAAAGTAAGCGGAAGCTCATTTCACGGTTTTATTCGCGATGAATATACGACGCTGCCGGACATCTTCGACCGGCCGTTGTTCATATTTTTGAACATCCATTGGCGTTATGAGGAGCTTGAGGATGCGTTAGACGGCGAGCGCGGCCTGTATGTCGCGGCAGAGCAGATCCGCGACTTGGCGCAGTCCGTCTTTCATCAGGTGCAATCGCCTTCGATTCAATATTTGGTCTGCCAGATCGGCTTGCGCATTTTGACCCGGTTCCCGCAGCTTGCGGAGGTGCGCTTCGAATCGAATAATCGCACGTGGGAAACGGTCGTCGAGCCCGATCCGGCAACGAATGCCGGCGTGTATACGGAACCGAGGCCGCCGTTCGGTTTTCAAGGCTTCTCGCTTACGAGAGCGGATCTGCATGACGGACCAGATGAACAATCAGATGGGAAGAAGGTCGGTGAGCGATGA
- a CDS encoding alpha/beta hydrolase has translation MALIQCDFHSEALGLSMSMNVILPQSAPSQIGMASSAGSAKLKTLWLLHGLSDDHSIWLRRTSIERYVAPLGIAVVMPAVHRSYYADMDKGMNYWTYISEELPAIARSFFPLSDRREDNFVAGLSMGGYGAFKLALNHPERYAAAASLSGGLDVSSFQDRNPAEFNLIFGTQDKAGALPNNLYLAAEQLAASGKEVPKLFQCCGTEDFLYEHNTRFRDHALKLGLPLDYEEGPGEHEWGYWDANIQRVLNWLPL, from the coding sequence ATGGCACTCATTCAATGCGATTTCCATTCGGAAGCGCTCGGGTTATCGATGTCGATGAACGTTATTTTACCACAATCCGCACCTTCGCAAATCGGGATGGCGTCCAGCGCCGGCTCCGCCAAGCTGAAGACGCTCTGGCTGCTGCACGGCTTGTCGGACGATCACTCCATTTGGCTTCGGCGGACTTCCATCGAGCGCTACGTGGCGCCGCTTGGCATCGCCGTCGTCATGCCGGCCGTTCACCGCAGCTATTATGCCGATATGGATAAAGGCATGAACTATTGGACTTACATTAGCGAGGAGCTGCCCGCGATCGCCCGCTCCTTCTTCCCGCTGTCGGACCGCAGGGAGGACAATTTCGTAGCCGGGCTGTCCATGGGCGGTTACGGCGCGTTCAAGCTGGCGCTGAACCATCCGGAGCGCTATGCGGCGGCGGCCAGCCTGTCGGGCGGCCTTGACGTGAGCAGCTTCCAGGATCGCAATCCGGCTGAGTTCAACTTGATCTTCGGCACGCAAGACAAAGCCGGCGCGCTCCCTAACAATCTGTACCTAGCCGCCGAGCAGCTCGCCGCTTCCGGCAAGGAAGTTCCGAAGCTGTTCCAATGCTGCGGCACCGAGGATTTCCTGTACGAGCACAATACCCGGTTCCGCGATCACGCGCTGAAGCTTGGCCTTCCGCTCGACTATGAGGAAGGTCCGGGCGAGCATGAATGGGGCTATTGGGACGCCAACATTCAGCGCGTGCTGAATTGGCTGCCGCTATAA
- a CDS encoding nucleoside deaminase → MSEKERHLYYLRKSMAVSKQARASGGKPNGALLVDPSGAIVLEYGSIASDEGSCAGHAETRLMMNASKRYSRQELKTFTLYTFVEPCAVCAGAIYWGNIGTVVYGVPRKRLLELAGDDGRKFALSLSCEDVFACGGKPIAVIGPFTEIEAETAAAFARCGT, encoded by the coding sequence TTGAGCGAGAAGGAGCGGCATCTGTATTATTTGCGGAAAAGCATGGCGGTGTCCAAGCAGGCGAGAGCTTCCGGCGGCAAGCCGAACGGTGCGCTCTTGGTCGATCCGTCGGGCGCAATCGTGCTGGAGTATGGGAGCATCGCATCGGACGAAGGAAGCTGTGCCGGCCATGCGGAGACGAGGCTCATGATGAACGCCTCCAAACGGTATTCCCGGCAGGAGCTCAAGACGTTTACGCTCTACACCTTCGTTGAACCTTGCGCGGTATGCGCGGGAGCGATCTATTGGGGCAATATCGGGACGGTCGTCTACGGCGTGCCTCGGAAGCGTCTGCTCGAGCTGGCAGGCGACGATGGCCGGAAGTTTGCGCTCAGCTTGTCTTGCGAGGACGTGTTCGCATGCGGCGGAAAACCGATTGCCGTCATCGGGCCATTCACGGAAATCGAAGCGGAGACAGCGGCCGCGTTTGCGAGGTGCGGGACATGA
- the uraH gene encoding hydroxyisourate hydrolase, whose translation MKGQLTTHVLDTSRGRPAEGMRIQLWVRSSLGKAPQLIKEAQTNADGRVDAPLLSRGELHFGEYELVFDVGGYFGDRSFLNQVPVRFIVDDPAANYHIPLLVAPGGYSTYRGS comes from the coding sequence ATGAAGGGCCAATTGACTACGCATGTGCTCGACACGTCCCGCGGCAGGCCGGCCGAAGGCATGCGCATCCAGCTGTGGGTGCGGTCCTCGCTCGGCAAAGCGCCGCAGCTGATCAAAGAAGCGCAAACGAACGCCGACGGCCGTGTCGATGCTCCCCTTCTCAGCCGGGGAGAGCTGCATTTTGGCGAGTATGAGCTTGTGTTTGATGTTGGGGGGTATTTTGGCGATCGTTCATTTCTGAATCAGGTGCCTGTCCGTTTCATTGTGGACGATCCGGCCGCGAATTACCATATCCCGCTGCTGGTCGCGCCTGGAGGCTACAGCACGTATAGAGGCAGCTGA
- a CDS encoding sugar phosphate isomerase/epimerase family protein has translation MQTKFLKALWGMEGTPYRDMFVRIKAAGFDGVETPMPDAQQEAEFKELLEEFQFDFIPQIFTGGSDASAHAASFAEQVERAVSFKPLFVNSHSARDHFTFEQQISFFEQALAVERSTGLAVGHETHRQRAMFTPWTTARLLEALPELKITADFSHWTCVCESLLDDNRADIETAISRTLHIHARVGYAEGPQVADPSAKEYATELALFEGWWKEMILSRAAQGNAVSTVVPEFGPPGYMHTLPHTNVPVADLWEVNDWIYRRFKENVKKWQA, from the coding sequence ATGCAAACGAAATTTCTAAAAGCGCTTTGGGGCATGGAAGGCACGCCATACCGGGATATGTTCGTCCGCATTAAAGCGGCAGGCTTCGACGGCGTAGAAACGCCTATGCCGGATGCTCAGCAAGAAGCGGAATTCAAGGAGCTTCTCGAAGAATTCCAATTCGACTTTATCCCGCAAATCTTTACGGGCGGCAGCGACGCTTCGGCGCACGCGGCAAGCTTCGCCGAGCAAGTGGAGCGCGCGGTATCCTTCAAGCCGCTGTTCGTCAACTCGCACAGCGCGCGCGACCATTTCACGTTCGAGCAGCAAATCAGCTTCTTCGAGCAGGCGCTTGCCGTTGAACGTTCGACAGGTCTTGCGGTTGGCCACGAAACGCACCGTCAGCGCGCGATGTTCACGCCTTGGACGACGGCTCGCTTGCTTGAAGCGCTGCCTGAACTGAAAATCACGGCGGACTTCAGCCACTGGACTTGCGTCTGCGAATCGCTGCTGGACGACAACAGAGCGGACATCGAGACCGCGATCTCCCGCACGCTTCACATCCATGCCCGCGTAGGCTATGCGGAAGGCCCGCAAGTAGCGGATCCATCCGCGAAGGAGTACGCTACGGAGCTGGCGCTGTTCGAGGGCTGGTGGAAAGAAATGATTCTAAGCCGCGCCGCGCAAGGCAATGCGGTGTCGACGGTCGTTCCGGAATTCGGCCCTCCAGGCTACATGCACACGCTGCCGCACACGAACGTACCGGTTGCGGATCTGTGGGAAGTAAACGACTGGATCTACAGACGTTTCAAAGAGAACGTCAAGAAATGGCAGGCGTAG
- a CDS encoding YncE family protein, with the protein MPILDTGLLFNRELKRTASLRITVMNRGRQQASAGIQVYTIAPEQDSIGPERLTGYAGHQGGGYGKLVMRRLAIVELQPVGYASGTFTVQHDVREWSVFGVSITAGGLAAGEVFASMAELDERGEMIAQHNLQVMTALMDEMMHAYIANHTGHTVTVIQTATNTRVATIPFPPGSSPRQLDFTPNGREVFVTCQGDKTVKIINTMTHAITGELTLPQGAVPLAVAISRNSGKAYVTTMVEDYIVVIDTETRSFVKLVPLPPGSDPSAIAITPDGQFLYCCLINRGSIAVLDTGTHSLVSMIKLPPGSKPSAIAFTPDGTSAYVTDVHFERIYAIRMESGSVSATIKLDEGNDPQKLVITPDGALAYVASRGGDEIVVINLSRNEILTRIELPAGSNTSDIAITADGLKVYVTILTFGYVAVIEVASQLPIAILPTGSFPSGVAISPILLD; encoded by the coding sequence TTGCCGATCTTGGATACAGGTCTGTTGTTTAACCGGGAATTAAAACGAACGGCAAGCCTAAGGATTACCGTCATGAACCGTGGAAGGCAGCAAGCTTCAGCAGGTATACAGGTGTACACTATCGCACCGGAGCAGGACTCGATAGGGCCTGAACGGCTGACAGGGTACGCAGGTCATCAAGGAGGAGGATACGGGAAGCTCGTCATGAGGAGGCTCGCCATCGTCGAGCTGCAGCCGGTCGGGTATGCCAGCGGCACGTTTACGGTCCAGCACGACGTGAGGGAATGGTCCGTATTCGGCGTTAGCATTACGGCCGGGGGGCTGGCCGCCGGGGAAGTGTTCGCCTCGATGGCGGAGCTGGATGAGCGGGGCGAAATGATCGCCCAGCACAATTTGCAGGTGATGACCGCCCTCATGGATGAAATGATGCATGCCTATATCGCCAACCACACCGGTCATACCGTTACGGTCATTCAGACGGCGACGAACACAAGGGTGGCGACGATTCCGTTTCCGCCCGGCAGCAGCCCGCGTCAGCTTGATTTTACGCCGAACGGGCGGGAAGTGTTCGTTACCTGCCAAGGCGACAAGACGGTCAAAATCATCAACACGATGACCCATGCCATCACCGGCGAATTGACGCTGCCGCAAGGCGCGGTGCCGCTTGCCGTTGCCATTTCACGAAACAGCGGCAAAGCCTATGTGACAACGATGGTAGAGGACTACATCGTCGTGATCGATACGGAAACGCGGTCGTTCGTCAAGCTCGTTCCGCTTCCGCCGGGAAGCGATCCGAGCGCGATCGCGATTACGCCCGACGGTCAGTTTCTGTATTGCTGTCTAATCAACAGAGGGAGCATTGCGGTGTTGGATACGGGCACGCATTCCCTCGTTTCCATGATCAAGCTGCCGCCCGGCTCGAAGCCGTCGGCCATCGCATTTACGCCGGATGGTACGAGCGCTTATGTGACGGATGTCCACTTCGAACGTATTTACGCGATCCGAATGGAGTCCGGCTCGGTATCCGCGACGATTAAGCTGGATGAAGGCAACGATCCGCAGAAGCTTGTCATCACGCCGGACGGTGCGCTTGCCTACGTAGCGAGCCGCGGGGGCGACGAAATCGTCGTCATCAACCTGTCGCGCAACGAAATTTTGACCCGCATCGAGCTGCCCGCGGGAAGCAATACGAGCGATATCGCCATTACGGCGGATGGGCTGAAGGTGTACGTGACGATTCTGACCTTTGGTTATGTCGCGGTGATCGAGGTGGCTAGCCAGCTACCGATCGCGATTTTGCCGACGGGGAGCTTTCCTTCGGGCGTTGCTATTTCGCCGATTTTGCTGGATTGA
- a CDS encoding ABC transporter ATP-binding protein, with protein sequence METTATQSEKGNWKQLLHLIRKTRPSTGLIVIAGTLGLIGTLISLVIPLFTKNLVDGFSLSHLSWQQIALLGAIFVLQAVASGFSMYLLNAIGQRVVANLRDKLWQKLLKLPISYYDNHRTGETISRMTNDTAIVKQLIAENLTSFLTGVISVIGSVAVLFYMDWQMTSVMLSVIPLAALFMAPLGRQMYLVSKGLQEETASFTTTLTQVLSEVRLVKSMNAEKREYAAGSKGISSLFKFGLKEARIQAMIAPLMFFVMMMLLVVIIGYGGMRVSSGALSAGELVAFILYLIQIVMPMTQITSFFTQFKKTVGATERIITILDSPEEDHESGKPVVKSEQTISVNNLSFHYSNGEPVLSGLDFRVEPGSVTAIVGPSGGGKTTLFSLLERYYEPSGGSITLGQEPIDSFNLRVWRSQFGYVSQESPLIAGTIRDNLCYGIDHDVSMERIVQAAEMAYAHGFISELPNGYDTEVGERGIKLSGGQRQRIAIARALLRDPKILMLDEATSSLDSKSEVVVQEALKNLMAGRTTLVIAHRLSTVVDADQILFIEKGRLTGSGTHAELLETHPMYLEFATQQLRLQEKETVELE encoded by the coding sequence ATGGAAACTACGGCTACGCAATCAGAGAAAGGAAATTGGAAGCAGCTGCTTCATTTGATCCGAAAAACCCGGCCATCCACCGGGCTTATCGTAATCGCGGGGACGTTAGGGTTGATCGGGACGCTCATCTCGCTCGTCATTCCGCTGTTTACGAAAAATCTCGTCGACGGCTTCTCGCTCAGCCATTTGAGCTGGCAGCAAATTGCTTTGCTCGGCGCGATCTTTGTACTCCAGGCGGTAGCGAGCGGCTTCTCTATGTATTTACTGAACGCGATCGGCCAGCGCGTAGTCGCCAACCTGCGGGACAAGCTGTGGCAAAAGCTGCTGAAGCTGCCGATCAGCTACTACGATAACCATCGGACAGGCGAAACGATCAGCAGGATGACGAACGATACCGCCATCGTGAAGCAGCTGATCGCGGAGAATCTTACGAGCTTTTTAACTGGCGTGATCTCCGTTATCGGCTCTGTCGCGGTCCTGTTCTACATGGATTGGCAGATGACTTCGGTCATGTTGAGCGTAATTCCTCTCGCGGCGTTATTTATGGCTCCGCTTGGCAGACAGATGTACCTCGTATCGAAAGGGCTGCAAGAGGAAACCGCTTCGTTTACGACGACATTGACGCAGGTGCTGTCCGAAGTGCGGCTCGTCAAATCGATGAACGCCGAGAAACGCGAATATGCGGCCGGCAGCAAAGGCATCAGCTCGCTGTTTAAGTTCGGCTTGAAGGAAGCGCGCATCCAGGCGATGATTGCGCCGCTTATGTTTTTCGTCATGATGATGCTGCTAGTCGTCATTATCGGCTACGGCGGCATGCGCGTCTCATCCGGCGCGTTGTCGGCCGGCGAGCTGGTCGCGTTCATCCTATATCTCATCCAAATCGTCATGCCGATGACGCAAATTACGTCGTTCTTCACGCAATTCAAGAAGACGGTGGGAGCTACGGAGCGCATCATTACGATTCTGGATTCGCCCGAGGAAGACCATGAGAGCGGCAAGCCTGTCGTCAAATCGGAGCAGACGATTTCGGTCAACAACCTCAGCTTCCATTATTCGAACGGCGAGCCGGTGTTGTCCGGACTCGATTTCCGGGTCGAGCCGGGCTCGGTGACGGCGATCGTCGGACCGAGCGGCGGAGGCAAAACGACGCTGTTCTCGCTGCTGGAACGCTATTACGAGCCGTCCGGCGGGTCGATTACGCTCGGCCAAGAGCCGATTGACAGCTTCAATTTACGGGTTTGGCGCAGCCAATTCGGCTATGTTTCCCAGGAAAGCCCGCTCATCGCGGGAACGATCCGGGATAATCTTTGCTACGGCATCGATCATGACGTAAGCATGGAGCGCATCGTGCAGGCAGCCGAAATGGCATACGCCCATGGATTCATTAGCGAGCTGCCAAACGGTTATGATACGGAGGTTGGCGAACGCGGCATCAAGCTCTCCGGCGGGCAGCGCCAGCGTATCGCCATTGCGCGGGCGCTGCTGCGCGATCCGAAAATTCTCATGCTGGACGAGGCGACCTCAAGCCTGGACAGCAAATCCGAAGTCGTCGTGCAGGAAGCGCTCAAAAATTTGATGGCCGGACGGACGACGCTTGTCATTGCCCATCGGCTGTCGACGGTCGTGGACGCCGATCAAATTTTGTTCATCGAGAAGGGGCGGCTGACAGGAAGCGGCACGCATGCGGAGCTGCTTGAAACGCACCCGATGTACCTGGAATTTGCCACGCAGCAGCTTCGGCTGCAGGAGAAAGAAACCGTAGAATTAGAGTAG